A window of the Streptomyces sp. NBC_00250 genome harbors these coding sequences:
- a CDS encoding antibiotic biosynthesis monooxygenase: MTAVSLEQATVPADTGEVTLLIARRVEPGYEAAFELWAKGILDSAAAFPGHLGYGLFRSSGGDAPWFLVHRFRDAEACRAWQESPERAAWFADCRGHHHTEVARRQLTGMETWFTKPGSTRPAPPRWKMAISATLAIYPISVLGSLFLVPRLTMLPVLLSSAVVACVFNVLMTYVAMPTVSRLLRGWLTP, encoded by the coding sequence GTGACCGCCGTCAGCCTTGAGCAAGCCACCGTCCCCGCCGACACCGGCGAGGTGACCCTCCTGATAGCCCGCCGGGTGGAGCCCGGCTACGAGGCCGCGTTCGAGCTGTGGGCGAAGGGCATCCTCGACAGCGCCGCCGCCTTCCCCGGGCACCTGGGATACGGCCTCTTCCGCTCCTCCGGCGGCGACGCCCCGTGGTTCCTCGTCCACCGCTTCCGGGACGCGGAAGCATGCCGGGCCTGGCAGGAGTCGCCCGAGCGGGCGGCCTGGTTCGCCGACTGCCGGGGGCACCATCACACGGAGGTCGCCCGGCGCCAACTGACCGGCATGGAGACCTGGTTCACCAAGCCGGGCTCGACACGGCCCGCTCCGCCCCGGTGGAAGATGGCGATCAGCGCGACCCTGGCGATCTATCCGATCTCCGTGCTCGGCAGTCTCTTCCTCGTACCACGCCTGACCATGCTCCCGGTCCTGCTCAGCAGTGCGGTCGTGGCCTGCGTCTTCAACGTGCTGATGACCTACGTGGCGATGCCCACGGTGAGCCGACTCCTGCGCGGCTGGCTCACCCCCTAG
- a CDS encoding sulfatase family protein has protein sequence MSENRRPQVSRRGFLGGAAVAAATALPGLAQIAGAAPAAAAARPNILLIVTDDQPKQTEWALPKTVGWLADQGVRFSNGHVTTPLCSPSRSSVFSGRHAHNHGVRNNKASHELDQSTTVQRYLKQAGYRTGLFGKYLNSWTLADNPPHFEEFALLQPGYVNAQWNVDGTVQAINGYTTTIIKNRTLNFLDKAATDTRPWFAYVTPYASHGPRTPEAKYAGTAVPDWNGRPSVSEGDRSDKPAYIRNATGTLADGQAIRAEQLRTLLSVDDAVQAFKDKLQDLGQLDNTLVIYIGDNGFSWGDHGWTAKSVPYRPAHEVPFYLSWPAGGRGSGTVDNRVVANIDIAPTILDAAGITPAAPQDGRSLLSTYSRDHLLVEWWKQGTGTGGAPTWSSYVAKDKQYTEYYDLTTDGNGTVSGTGQVKFREYYDLTSDPHQLTNKLHQATPAEEQALGIPALAAQLAADRLS, from the coding sequence ATGAGTGAGAACCGACGCCCACAGGTGAGCCGCCGCGGCTTCCTCGGCGGAGCCGCCGTCGCCGCCGCCACCGCGCTTCCCGGCCTCGCACAGATCGCAGGAGCCGCCCCTGCCGCCGCCGCGGCCCGCCCGAACATCCTGCTCATCGTCACCGACGACCAGCCCAAGCAGACCGAGTGGGCCCTGCCCAAGACCGTCGGCTGGCTCGCCGACCAGGGCGTGCGCTTCTCCAACGGTCATGTCACCACGCCGCTGTGCTCCCCCTCGCGCTCCAGCGTCTTCTCGGGACGGCACGCCCACAACCACGGCGTGCGCAACAACAAGGCCTCGCACGAGCTCGACCAGAGCACCACCGTCCAGAGGTACCTCAAGCAGGCGGGATACCGCACCGGCCTGTTCGGCAAGTACCTCAACTCCTGGACCCTGGCCGACAATCCGCCGCACTTCGAGGAGTTCGCCCTCCTCCAGCCCGGATACGTGAACGCCCAATGGAACGTCGACGGCACCGTCCAGGCGATCAACGGCTACACCACCACCATCATCAAGAACCGCACGCTGAACTTCCTCGACAAGGCCGCCACCGACACCAGGCCCTGGTTCGCGTACGTCACCCCGTACGCCTCCCACGGTCCGCGCACCCCCGAGGCGAAGTACGCGGGTACCGCCGTACCGGACTGGAACGGCAGGCCCTCGGTCTCCGAGGGCGACCGCAGTGACAAGCCGGCCTACATCCGGAACGCCACCGGCACCCTCGCCGACGGCCAGGCCATCCGTGCCGAGCAGCTGCGCACACTGCTCTCCGTCGACGACGCGGTGCAGGCGTTCAAGGACAAGCTCCAGGACCTGGGCCAGCTGGACAACACCCTCGTCATCTACATCGGCGACAACGGCTTCAGCTGGGGCGACCACGGCTGGACCGCCAAGTCGGTGCCCTACCGCCCGGCGCACGAGGTGCCGTTCTACCTCTCCTGGCCGGCCGGCGGACGAGGCTCGGGGACCGTGGACAACCGCGTCGTCGCGAACATCGACATCGCGCCGACGATCCTCGACGCGGCCGGCATCACCCCGGCCGCACCCCAGGACGGCCGGTCCCTGCTCTCCACCTACAGCCGCGACCACCTACTGGTGGAGTGGTGGAAGCAGGGCACCGGCACCGGCGGGGCGCCGACCTGGTCCTCGTACGTCGCCAAGGACAAGCAGTACACGGAGTACTACGACCTGACGACCGACGGGAACGGGACGGTGTCCGGCACCGGCCAGGTGAAGTTCCGTGAGTACTACGACCTGACGAGCGACCCGCACCAGCTGACCAACAAGCTCCACCAGGCCACGCCCGCCGAGGAGCAGGCCCTCGGCATTCCGGCCCTGGCCGCCCAGCTCGCCGCCGACCGCTTGTCCTGA
- a CDS encoding collagenase, translated as MRSSLLTSAIAVTLLASSGQTGASAADTDARATAVPAASTGAPAPRADHGTNPFDEVERLATAPRKTFGPAPAPGSLATGRVPGRAPAKATAARTFSADTKTTAAGVPCTLDGITGLGPEQFADFLADPAVLADDCLRGLIWTWDARLTPVMSDAHVQAVARRISGLAASHDGRNSSHLEEMFTYLHAVAYHDYSRDEIDTTDAPTVNAVRQAVADFGNAARTFDVTKSNAVTLREALYAASAPGLRQHQLGLIKRVLATMDPSHTATHLDPSWAGAALAALSVNYLGVYPGNQDAAFQAAAAADPAYRAVFKAFVGYGHLKGTANDWVARDALGEYGRFGEIPSLRTEITAELGGLLGQVVTTFGRGSQQWAKIVSWLNYFDACKPYGVCKADIEAQIFPYTYTYDNGAIKVRTGLDRATVDQLYYASKQVKAQFHRVLGSDQPLAGDPNTTLTIVLYGSRADYENYHPILTGMDTNNGGIYIERGATFYTYQRRVPQDSSLTLEELFRHEYTHYLNGRYAVPGFFGEGPWYQGDRTTFMDEGTAEFFDGATRDDGIKVRKSLVRGVINDTAGGGPRMNLRQILNATYDGDGFRFYNYAGTFFEFLWNEKPSLIREMYTHLRNNDVAAYDAWRVRLGNDAGLQSDYNRFLDAQIAKVDTLYVPNTTFTPNAQLRDAALDTVKSTFATATYNTPDCVEKGEPGKRRFVCTGRITANLSNWGSPDQNFKDMSETVDYFILDRAGAASNNLADMNCSFGPIDIWSTRVAGTSSFSCEGPLRS; from the coding sequence GTGCGTTCGTCCCTGCTCACCTCCGCCATCGCGGTGACCCTCCTGGCCTCCTCGGGCCAGACCGGGGCCTCGGCGGCCGACACGGACGCCCGCGCCACCGCTGTCCCCGCCGCGTCGACCGGCGCTCCGGCCCCCCGGGCCGATCACGGAACCAACCCGTTCGACGAGGTGGAGCGCCTCGCCACCGCTCCCCGCAAGACCTTCGGCCCCGCGCCCGCCCCCGGGAGCCTCGCCACCGGGCGCGTCCCCGGCCGGGCCCCGGCCAAGGCCACCGCCGCGCGGACCTTCTCGGCCGACACCAAGACGACCGCAGCCGGCGTGCCCTGCACCCTCGACGGGATCACCGGGCTCGGCCCCGAGCAGTTCGCCGACTTCCTCGCCGACCCCGCCGTCCTCGCCGACGACTGTCTGCGCGGTCTCATCTGGACCTGGGACGCCCGGCTCACGCCCGTCATGTCGGACGCCCACGTCCAGGCCGTCGCCCGCCGAATATCCGGCCTGGCCGCCTCCCACGACGGCCGCAACTCCTCCCATCTGGAGGAGATGTTCACCTACCTGCACGCCGTCGCGTACCACGACTACTCCCGCGACGAGATCGACACCACCGACGCACCCACCGTGAACGCCGTCCGCCAGGCCGTCGCCGACTTCGGCAACGCGGCCCGCACCTTCGACGTCACGAAGAGCAATGCCGTCACCCTGCGCGAAGCCCTCTACGCGGCCAGCGCCCCCGGGCTGCGGCAGCACCAACTGGGCCTGATCAAGCGGGTCCTCGCCACCATGGACCCCTCGCACACCGCCACCCACCTCGACCCGTCCTGGGCAGGGGCCGCGCTCGCCGCGCTCTCCGTCAACTACCTGGGCGTCTACCCGGGCAACCAGGACGCCGCCTTCCAGGCCGCGGCCGCCGCCGACCCGGCGTACCGCGCCGTCTTCAAGGCCTTCGTCGGCTACGGCCACCTGAAGGGCACCGCCAACGACTGGGTCGCCCGCGACGCCCTCGGCGAGTACGGCCGCTTCGGTGAGATCCCCAGCCTGCGGACGGAGATCACCGCCGAGCTCGGCGGCCTGCTCGGCCAGGTCGTGACCACCTTCGGCCGCGGCAGCCAGCAGTGGGCCAAGATCGTCTCCTGGCTCAACTACTTCGACGCGTGCAAGCCGTACGGCGTCTGCAAGGCGGACATCGAAGCGCAGATCTTCCCGTACACGTACACCTACGACAACGGGGCCATCAAGGTCCGCACGGGGCTCGACCGGGCCACCGTCGACCAGCTCTACTACGCGAGCAAGCAGGTCAAGGCGCAGTTCCACCGCGTCCTCGGCAGCGACCAGCCGCTCGCCGGCGACCCCAACACCACCCTCACCATCGTCCTGTACGGCTCCCGGGCCGACTACGAGAACTACCACCCCATCCTGACCGGGATGGACACCAACAACGGCGGCATCTACATCGAGCGCGGTGCCACCTTCTACACCTACCAGCGCCGTGTCCCGCAGGACTCGTCCCTGACGCTCGAAGAGCTCTTCCGCCACGAGTACACCCACTACCTCAACGGCCGCTACGCCGTCCCCGGCTTCTTCGGCGAGGGCCCCTGGTACCAGGGCGACCGCACCACCTTCATGGACGAGGGCACCGCCGAGTTCTTCGACGGCGCCACCCGCGACGACGGCATCAAGGTCCGCAAGTCCCTGGTCCGCGGCGTCATCAACGACACGGCGGGCGGCGGCCCCCGGATGAACCTCCGGCAGATCCTCAACGCCACCTACGACGGCGACGGCTTCCGCTTCTACAACTACGCGGGAACGTTCTTCGAGTTCCTCTGGAACGAGAAGCCCTCGCTGATCCGCGAGATGTACACCCACCTGCGGAACAACGACGTGGCCGCGTACGACGCCTGGCGCGTCCGCCTCGGCAACGACGCGGGCCTCCAGAGCGACTACAACCGCTTCCTCGACGCCCAGATCGCCAAGGTCGACACGCTCTACGTCCCCAACACCACGTTCACGCCCAACGCCCAGCTGCGCGACGCGGCCCTGGACACGGTGAAGTCCACCTTCGCCACCGCCACCTACAACACCCCCGACTGTGTCGAGAAGGGCGAGCCGGGCAAGCGCCGGTTCGTCTGCACCGGCCGGATCACCGCCAACCTGTCCAACTGGGGCAGCCCGGACCAGAACTTCAAGGACATGTCCGAGACGGTCGACTACTTCATCCTCGACCGCGCGGGCGCCGCCTCGAACAACCTGGCCGACATGAACTGCTCCTTCGGGCCGATCGACATCTGGTCCACCAGGGTCGCCGGCACGTCGAGTTTCAGCTGTGAGGGCCCCCTCCGCAGCTGA
- a CDS encoding proline racemase family protein, giving the protein MSTTPHTVRTTDYHTAGEPFRIVDEDLPPIPGDTVAERRATALTTGGSGTDPRPGPLDDLRRLLSREPRGHAGMYGGFIVPPDDDGAHFGVLFWHKDGYSTACGHGTMALGAWAVDTGRVPAPADGDVSVRIDVPSGRVTAAVHRADGRTTGVTFRNVPTRIVARDVKVTTTLGTVDADLAHSGALYVSVAARDLGLDVSVPALPELVRAGREIRAALPAHDVYGVILYEELPDAPEGLHQRNVTVFADGQIDRSPCGSGTSARLALLGDDGRLAVGDTLRHESVVGTLFTGRLLTAGITEVSGTTHRTGTHAFVLDPDDELGAGFLL; this is encoded by the coding sequence GTGAGCACCACCCCGCACACGGTCCGCACCACCGACTACCACACCGCAGGCGAACCCTTCCGGATCGTCGACGAGGACCTGCCCCCGATCCCGGGCGACACCGTCGCCGAGCGCCGCGCCACCGCCCTCACGACCGGCGGATCGGGCACGGATCCGCGACCGGGCCCCCTCGACGACCTGCGCCGCCTCCTGTCCCGGGAGCCGCGCGGGCACGCGGGCATGTACGGCGGCTTCATCGTGCCGCCCGACGACGACGGCGCCCACTTCGGCGTGCTGTTCTGGCACAAGGACGGCTACTCCACCGCCTGCGGCCACGGCACGATGGCCCTCGGCGCCTGGGCCGTCGACACGGGGCGCGTCCCGGCTCCCGCCGACGGCGACGTCTCCGTGCGGATCGACGTGCCCTCCGGACGCGTCACCGCCGCCGTGCACCGCGCGGACGGCCGCACCACCGGCGTCACCTTCCGCAACGTCCCGACCCGCATCGTCGCCCGAGACGTCAAGGTGACCACCACGCTCGGCACCGTCGACGCCGACCTCGCCCACTCCGGCGCCCTCTACGTCTCCGTCGCCGCCCGCGACCTCGGCCTCGACGTCTCCGTGCCCGCCCTGCCCGAACTCGTCCGAGCCGGACGGGAGATCCGCGCCGCGCTCCCCGCGCACGACGTGTACGGCGTCATCCTGTACGAGGAGCTCCCCGACGCCCCCGAAGGGCTCCACCAGCGCAACGTCACCGTCTTCGCCGACGGGCAGATCGACCGCTCACCCTGCGGCTCGGGCACCTCCGCCCGCCTCGCCCTGCTCGGCGACGACGGACGCCTCGCCGTCGGGGACACCCTGCGGCACGAGTCCGTCGTCGGCACCCTCTTCACCGGCCGCCTCCTCACGGCGGGCATCACCGAAGTCAGCGGAACCACCCACCGCACCGGCACCCACGCCTTCGTCCTCGACCCTGACGACGAGCTGGGAGCGGGGTTCCTCCTGTGA
- a CDS encoding ornithine cyclodeaminase family protein yields the protein MSPPLFLDAATMARLMGPAAVTDVLADVLRAGLDPDAGPPRSAVPVPAGELLLMPAAFGSFAGVKVAGVAPGNPARGLPRITGSYLLLDGADLRPLALLDGAALTELRTPAVSALAVRALTPADRPLRLVLFGAGPQAYGHLEAVLAVREVAETVVVAREPVGGRALAGYARTLGVLARTGTPDEVAKADLVVCCTTAREPLFDGTLVAPGATVVAGGSHEPTARETDSALVVRSEVYVEARTAALREAGDLLVPLSEGVIGADHIAGDLADLVTGRRQPSGGRPRFFKSVGMAWEDLAVATALYRAARSA from the coding sequence GTGAGCCCGCCCCTCTTCCTCGACGCCGCGACCATGGCCCGCCTCATGGGTCCCGCGGCGGTGACCGACGTCCTCGCCGACGTCCTGCGGGCCGGACTCGACCCCGACGCCGGACCGCCCCGCTCGGCCGTTCCCGTCCCCGCCGGTGAACTCCTCCTGATGCCCGCGGCCTTCGGCTCCTTCGCGGGCGTCAAGGTCGCCGGAGTCGCCCCCGGCAACCCCGCGCGCGGTCTGCCCCGCATCACCGGCTCCTACCTCCTGCTCGACGGCGCCGACCTCCGGCCGCTCGCCCTCCTCGACGGGGCCGCGCTCACCGAGCTCCGCACGCCGGCCGTCTCCGCCCTCGCGGTCCGCGCGCTGACACCGGCCGACCGGCCCCTGCGCCTCGTCCTCTTCGGGGCGGGGCCCCAGGCGTACGGTCACCTGGAGGCCGTCCTCGCCGTCCGCGAGGTCGCCGAGACCGTCGTCGTCGCACGCGAGCCGGTCGGCGGACGTGCCCTCGCCGGGTACGCGCGCACCCTCGGCGTCCTCGCCCGCACCGGCACGCCCGACGAGGTGGCCAAGGCCGATCTCGTCGTCTGCTGCACCACGGCGCGGGAACCGCTCTTCGACGGAACCCTGGTGGCGCCCGGCGCCACCGTCGTCGCCGGCGGTTCGCACGAGCCGACCGCCCGCGAGACCGACAGCGCGCTCGTCGTCCGCTCCGAGGTCTACGTCGAGGCGCGGACCGCCGCGCTGCGGGAGGCGGGTGACCTCCTCGTCCCGCTGTCCGAGGGGGTGATCGGGGCCGACCACATCGCGGGCGACCTCGCCGACCTGGTGACCGGTCGCCGGCAACCGTCGGGCGGACGTCCGCGCTTCTTCAAGAGCGTGGGCATGGCCTGGGAGGACCTCGCCGTCGCCACCGCCCTGTATCGGGCCGCCCGTTCGGCCTGA
- a CDS encoding ABC transporter ATP-binding protein — MTTTPSPPLLRVRDLTITFPGRRRGSAPIRAVDGIGFDVAAGETLGLVGESGCGKSTTGRTIVRLLEPTAGSVSYEGRDISHLSQRALKPLRRDLQMVFQDPHSSLNPRQTVARIIADPLLVQGGTATEARKRAVELMELVGLIPEHIDRYPHEFSGGQAQRIGIARALATDPRLVVADEPVSALDVSVQAQIVNLMERLQRELGLAYLFIAHDLSVVKRVCDRVAVMYLGRIVEIGAKERVYAAPAHPYTRALLSAVPLPDPAAERSRERITLLGDPPSPAAPPPGCTFHPRCPKAREICRAEAPPLRTLVPGEAREVACHFPEDV; from the coding sequence ATGACCACGACCCCCTCACCGCCCCTCCTCCGCGTACGGGACCTCACGATCACGTTCCCGGGCCGCCGCAGGGGCTCGGCCCCGATCCGGGCCGTCGACGGCATCGGCTTCGACGTGGCGGCGGGCGAGACCCTGGGCCTCGTCGGCGAGTCCGGCTGCGGCAAGTCGACCACGGGCCGCACGATCGTGCGGCTCCTGGAACCCACCGCCGGCTCCGTCTCGTACGAGGGAAGGGACATCAGCCATCTGTCACAGCGGGCGCTCAAGCCGCTGCGCCGCGACCTCCAGATGGTCTTCCAGGACCCCCACTCCTCCCTCAACCCCCGGCAGACCGTGGCCCGGATCATCGCCGACCCGCTCCTCGTACAGGGCGGCACGGCGACCGAAGCACGCAAGCGGGCCGTGGAGCTGATGGAACTGGTCGGCCTCATCCCGGAGCACATCGACCGCTACCCCCACGAATTCTCCGGCGGACAGGCACAGCGCATCGGCATCGCCCGCGCCCTGGCCACCGACCCCCGGCTCGTGGTGGCCGACGAACCGGTCTCCGCCCTCGACGTCTCCGTACAGGCGCAGATCGTCAATCTGATGGAGCGGCTCCAGCGCGAACTCGGCCTCGCCTATCTCTTCATCGCCCACGACCTCTCCGTCGTGAAGCGGGTCTGCGACCGGGTGGCCGTGATGTACCTGGGCCGGATCGTGGAGATCGGCGCCAAGGAGAGGGTGTACGCCGCCCCTGCCCACCCCTATACGAGGGCGCTGCTGTCCGCCGTACCCCTGCCGGACCCGGCGGCCGAACGGAGTCGCGAGCGGATCACCCTGCTCGGCGACCCGCCGAGTCCCGCCGCTCCCCCGCCGGGCTGCACCTTCCACCCGCGCTGCCCCAAGGCGCGGGAGATCTGCCGTGCCGAGGCACCGCCGCTGCGGACCCTCGTGCCGGGCGAGGCGCGTGAGGTCGCCTGCCACTTCCCCGAGGACGTCTGA